The Castor canadensis chromosome X, mCasCan1.hap1v2, whole genome shotgun sequence genome includes a region encoding these proteins:
- the Tceanc gene encoding transcription elongation factor A N-terminal and central domain-containing protein isoform X2, with protein MAHRGCTINIHCLPLLIAVKMSDKNQIAARASLIEQLISQRNFEDLGNHLTELEMIHVTKAHLQETDVIRAIYQVLKNCPSVTLKKKAKCLLSKWKALYKSTHFKPRDSPKLFPSGGNKEENTGLSHDPSQGEILGLCSSNSLLSSQVVANSTEIIVPGNNAKMEPREEHLGAVDPKSTGKKSSEFQGFTVCMRNKCTELLYAALTSSSTNQSADLWQKFAREIEEHIFTLYSKNIKKYKTCIRSKVANLKNPKNSHLQQNLLSGSVSAREFAEMTTMEMANEELKQLRASYTESCIQEHCLPQVINGTQTNKIKCRRCEKYNCKITVIARGTLFLPNWVRNSNPDEQMMTYVICNECGEQWYHSKWVCL; from the exons ATGGCACATAGAGGTTGCACAATAAATATACATTGCCTTCCATTGTTAATAG CTGTAAAGATGTCTGACAAAAACCAAATAGCTGCCAGAGCATCCCTTATTGAGCAACTGATATCTCAAAGGAATTTTGAGGATCTTGGCAACCACCTTACTGAGCTAGAAATGATTCATGTGACTAAGGCACATCTCCAGGAGACAGATGTGATCAGAGCTATATACCAAGTCCTCAAAAATTGCCCCTCAGTGACTTTGAAAAAGAAAGCCAAGTGTTTGCTGTCGAAATGGAAAGCTCTTTATAAGAGTACGCACTTCAAACCCAGGGACAGCCCTAAATTATTCCCTTCGGGtggtaataaagaagaaaatacaggacTGTCTCATGACCCTAGCCAGGGTGAGATCTTAGGCCTCTGCAGTTCTAACTCCCTGCTATCATCCCAAGTTGTTGCAAACTCCACTGAAATAATTGTGCCTGGAAATAATGCTAAAATGGAACCTAGGGAAGAGCATTTGGGGGCTGTTGACCCTAAATCCACTGGCAAGAAATCAAGTGAGTTTCAGGGTTTCACAGTGTGTATGAGAAACAAATGCACAGAGCTTCTTTATGCAGCTCTAACTAGTTCTTCCACAAATCAGTCAGCTGATTTGTGGCAAAAATTTGCAAGAGAAATTGAAGAGCACATTTTCACCCTCTACTCAAAgaacataaaaaaatataaaacttgcaTCAGAAGCAAAGTTGCCAATTTGAAGAACCCCAAAAATTCTCACTTGCAACAAAACTTGCTCTCTGGATCTGTGTCTGCAAGAGAATTTGCTGAAATGACCACCATGGAAATGGCAAATGAGGAACTGAAGCAGCTGAGAGCTTCCTACACGGAATCCTGTATCCAGGAACATTGCCTTCCCCAAGTTATCAATGGCAcacagacaaataaaataaaatgcaggcGCTGTGAGAAATACAACTGCAAGATCACTGTAATTGCCAGAGGAACACTTTTCCTTCCAAACTGGGTGCGGAATTCAAACCCAGATGAACAAATGATGACCTATGTCATTTGTAATGAATGTGGGGAGCAGTGGTACCATAGCAAGTGGGTGTGCTTATAA
- the Tceanc gene encoding transcription elongation factor A N-terminal and central domain-containing protein isoform X1, with translation MAHRGCTINIHCLPLLIENIVYIGNWHKVLFHYPEAEPSKGKLKKMEPSFSFAAVKMSDKNQIAARASLIEQLISQRNFEDLGNHLTELEMIHVTKAHLQETDVIRAIYQVLKNCPSVTLKKKAKCLLSKWKALYKSTHFKPRDSPKLFPSGGNKEENTGLSHDPSQGEILGLCSSNSLLSSQVVANSTEIIVPGNNAKMEPREEHLGAVDPKSTGKKSSEFQGFTVCMRNKCTELLYAALTSSSTNQSADLWQKFAREIEEHIFTLYSKNIKKYKTCIRSKVANLKNPKNSHLQQNLLSGSVSAREFAEMTTMEMANEELKQLRASYTESCIQEHCLPQVINGTQTNKIKCRRCEKYNCKITVIARGTLFLPNWVRNSNPDEQMMTYVICNECGEQWYHSKWVCL, from the exons ATGGCACATAGAGGTTGCACAATAAATATACATTGCCTTCCATTGTTAATAG AAAACATTGTGTACATAGGTAACTGGCATAAAGTGCTATTTCACTATCCAGAAGCTGAACCTAGCAAAGGCAAGCTgaagaaaatggaaccctctttTTCCTTTGCAGCTGTAAAGATGTCTGACAAAAACCAAATAGCTGCCAGAGCATCCCTTATTGAGCAACTGATATCTCAAAGGAATTTTGAGGATCTTGGCAACCACCTTACTGAGCTAGAAATGATTCATGTGACTAAGGCACATCTCCAGGAGACAGATGTGATCAGAGCTATATACCAAGTCCTCAAAAATTGCCCCTCAGTGACTTTGAAAAAGAAAGCCAAGTGTTTGCTGTCGAAATGGAAAGCTCTTTATAAGAGTACGCACTTCAAACCCAGGGACAGCCCTAAATTATTCCCTTCGGGtggtaataaagaagaaaatacaggacTGTCTCATGACCCTAGCCAGGGTGAGATCTTAGGCCTCTGCAGTTCTAACTCCCTGCTATCATCCCAAGTTGTTGCAAACTCCACTGAAATAATTGTGCCTGGAAATAATGCTAAAATGGAACCTAGGGAAGAGCATTTGGGGGCTGTTGACCCTAAATCCACTGGCAAGAAATCAAGTGAGTTTCAGGGTTTCACAGTGTGTATGAGAAACAAATGCACAGAGCTTCTTTATGCAGCTCTAACTAGTTCTTCCACAAATCAGTCAGCTGATTTGTGGCAAAAATTTGCAAGAGAAATTGAAGAGCACATTTTCACCCTCTACTCAAAgaacataaaaaaatataaaacttgcaTCAGAAGCAAAGTTGCCAATTTGAAGAACCCCAAAAATTCTCACTTGCAACAAAACTTGCTCTCTGGATCTGTGTCTGCAAGAGAATTTGCTGAAATGACCACCATGGAAATGGCAAATGAGGAACTGAAGCAGCTGAGAGCTTCCTACACGGAATCCTGTATCCAGGAACATTGCCTTCCCCAAGTTATCAATGGCAcacagacaaataaaataaaatgcaggcGCTGTGAGAAATACAACTGCAAGATCACTGTAATTGCCAGAGGAACACTTTTCCTTCCAAACTGGGTGCGGAATTCAAACCCAGATGAACAAATGATGACCTATGTCATTTGTAATGAATGTGGGGAGCAGTGGTACCATAGCAAGTGGGTGTGCTTATAA